From a single Porites lutea chromosome 10, jaPorLute2.1, whole genome shotgun sequence genomic region:
- the LOC140950780 gene encoding rhomboid-related protein 4-like — MYQRRRRGPGIGLLFLLSQLYNIGFNRIPPVTLSFIGINVAVYLGLLNDLPSLGNACVSAQHVWFNGEWKRLLFAAFYHLDDFHLYYNMASFVWKGISLEGRMGSSKFLYILAVFTVLTNVVLVGLDLALANITGNFSYISTCAAGFSGVIFALKVLTTYNLPSGVSMVMGMFPVPMRWACWAELVLIQLLLPNASFTGHLAGILVGLMYVKGPLKYIMDTVSGAGSGITRRMRQSYTYHAGTTGRRRYSTQSSDSEDEDLRQAIRASLRETHMNRPPSLDDYDPGIQSAIRESLDDAGGEPSRWSNNPGPQRRGPSSRSPPYPTGGYNSPGIGSSSHTPVYPTHQDSLYPRIPRNPSSYIDGQFSYPQPYPLQGEGLYPRVRPEPSAPPVEQGMNGYPGGTLPYPSGSRMPELDSVDEIRRRRIQRFEN, encoded by the exons ATGTATCAGCGAAGGAGACGTGGACCAGGAATCGGGCTCTTATTTCTGCTCAGCCAACTTTATAACATCGGTTTCAACCGAATCCCTCCAGTAACACTGTCGTTTATTGGCATTAATGTTGCAGTTTACCTTGGACTATTGAACGATCTTCCATCTCTCGGAAACGCCTGTGTCAGTGCTCAGCACGTCTGGTTTAATGGCGAGTGGAAAAGACTTCTTTTCGCGGCCTTTTATCACTTGGATGACTTTCATCTGTACTACAATATGGCCTCCTTTGTTTGGAAGGGCATTTCTCTTGAAGGACGAATGGGCAGCTCGAAATTTCTGTACATCTTGGCTGTGTTTACGGTTTTAACAAATGTAGTGCTTGTAGGTTTAGATCTCGCTCTAGCAAACATCACAGGGAACTTCTCCTACATCAGTACTTGTGCCGCGGGATTTTCCGGGGTCATCTTTGCATTAAAGGTTCTAACAACTTACAATCTCCCCTCTGGTGTCTCCATGGTGATGGGTATGTTCCCTGTGCCCATGAGATGGGCATGCTGGGCTGAACTGGTTTTGATACAGCTATTGCTTCCCAATGCCTCATTCACTGGTCACTTAGCTGGAATTCTTGTGGGACTGATGTATGTCAAGGGTCCTTTAAAGTACATCATGGACACAGTGAGTGGAGCAG GCTCTGGTATAACACGGCGAATGAGACAGTCCTACACTTATCATGCGGGAACAACAG GTCGCAGGCGTTATTCAACTCAATCAAGTGATTCTGAAGATGAGGACCTACGTCAGGCCATCAGAGCAAGTCTCAGAGAAACCCACATGAACCGTCCCCCATCTTTAGATGACTATGATCCAGGTATACAGTCTGCAATTAGAGAGAGCCTTGATGATGCTGGAGGGGAACCTTCCAGGTGGTCCAACAACCCAGGGCCTCAAAGGCGAGGACCATCATCAAGATCACCACCTTACCCCACAGGAGGGTACAACTCTCCTGGAATTGGTTCAAGTTCACACACACCAGTCTACCCCACCCATCAAGACAGCCTCTATCCCAGAATTCCACGCAATCCTTCATCTTACATTGATGGACAGTTTTCATATCCCCAACCCTACCCCCTACAAGGGGAAGGACTGTATCCGAGAGTGCGACCAGAACCATCAGCTCCCCCAGTAGAACAAGGCATGAATGGATACCCAGGTGGAACGTTACCTTACCCTTCTGGGAGCCGAATGCCTGAACTAGACAGTGTGGATGAAATTCGGAGAAGAAGGATTCAGCGATTTGAAAACTGA
- the LOC140950559 gene encoding potassium voltage-gated channel protein Shaker-like, whose protein sequence is MSCRRDTLQPIIYDDRVVINVSGMIFETRQETLSRFPQTLLGSEEKRKKFYVPETHEYFFNRNRSAFEAILYYYQSRGRLKRPADVPMSIFKQEIEFFELGDDVLSDIRLKEGYITLNDGSKECPENKLQRIVWELFDQPDTSTAASCLAIFSVTVIVLAITVSIVETIPSIKSNELKKNETNSTVTEDASTDTHNTWFLLELSFNAWFTIEYLVRLFTSPNKFHFFTSLLNFIDLAAIAPFYIMLLLNKSETNSVAVLRILRVVRVFRIFKLSRYSRSLQIIGYCVLESVRELGLLILCLFFTVIISASLLYYIELGSSETHFISVPATFWFSLQTITTIGYGDMVPQSPFAKLMSAACAIFGALTLALPVLTFVSNFNTLYYKNIMEPKKEIEQNGNIEHETSELSEIETNQSSVMSRRN, encoded by the coding sequence ATGAGTTGCAGGCGAGATACGCTCCAACCCATTATCTACGACGACCGGGTAGTAATAAATGTGAGCGGGATGATTTTTGAAACACGTCAAGAAACACTGTCGCGTTTTCCACAGACGCTGCTGGGCAGTGAGGAGAAGAGGAAAAAGTTCTATGTGCCGGAGACTCACGAGTACTTCTTCAATCGAAACCGCTCAGCCTTCGAGGCTATTCTGTATTATTACCAATCTCGCGGACGTCTTAAGCGACCCGCTGATGTACCGATGAGTATTTTCAAGCAAGAAATTGAGTTTTTTGAGCTAGGTGACGACGTTCTGAGCGATATCCGTCTTAAAGAAGGTTATATCACCCTCAATGATGGCAGCAAAGAGTGTCCCGAAAATAAACTTCAACGTATTGTCTGGGAGCTTTTCGATCAACCTGACACCTCAACAGCTGCCTCTTGCCTGGCTATTTTTTCCGTTACTGTTATTGTACTAGCAATCACAGTTTCTATTGTGGAGACCATTCCCTCCATAAAGTCAAATGAGTTGAAGAAAAACGAGACGAACTCAACGGTGACGGAAGATGCCTCTACAGACACGCATAACACCTGGTTCCTCCTCGAATTGTCCTTTAATGCGTGGTTCACGATCGAGTATTTAGTTCGGTTGTTCACTTCTCCcaacaaatttcatttctttacTTCGCTTTTAAACTTTATTGATCTCGCTGCCATTGCTCCCTTCTACATCATGCTGCTCCTGAACAAGTCCGAAACAAACTCAGTCGCCGTGCTGCGAATTTTGCGTGTTGTTAGGGTGTTCCGAATTTTCAAACTCTCCCGCTACTCGAGAAGCCTTCAAATAATTGGTTACTGCGTCCTCGAGAGCGTCCGAGAGCTCGGTCTTCTCATCTTATGCCTGTTTTTCACCGTAATTATTTCTGCTAGTTTGTTGTATTACATTGAACTTGGGAGTAGCGAAACCCATTTCATCAGTGTACCAGCTACGTTCTGGTTTTCGCTTCAGACCATTACAACTATCGGTTATGGAGACATGGTCCCTCAAAGCCCGTTTGCAAAGCTCATGTCGGCAGCTTGCGCGATATTTGGCGCTTTGACCCTCGCCCTGCCCGTTTTAACGTTCGTGTCGAATTTTAACACGCTTTATTACAAAAACATCATGGagccaaaaaaggaaatagaacAAAATGGAAACATAGAACACGAGACGAGCGAGCTCAGTGAAATTGAAACAAATCAAAGTTCTGTTATGAGTCGACGAAACTAG
- the LOC140950250 gene encoding uncharacterized protein produces the protein MASGNPLLTLERMLNGRTTLKTQKLTHNNIICIGTELLNEIQEVMREDKEKAVREAVAAAEATAEAELRQSLKELREKMDDEREQALEEARLRAEEQMAEIQYRCEVAEKKRARSAFERFQEEKRTALEKAAYEAEKRKQEEMRALTENLTKKLRNEAALQREIALGEALAVARKNAERRRQESIEETKRECERQAAAEAARVAEIHRNKCDEFNERINHLTKLLRNENTEKVRVEESFHEMKEDYKRFQDYTKGFNSDYLMK, from the exons atggcgtctggAAACCCATTACTGACTTTAGAACGGATGCTAAATGGAAGGACTACGTTAAAAACTCAAAAACTAACCCACAACAATATCATAT GCATTGGAACAGAGCTTCTTAATGAAATTCAGGAAGTTATGAGGGAAGATAAAGAGAAAGCAGTCAGGGAGGCT GTTGCTGCAGCTGAAGCCACAGCAGAGGCAGAGTTGAGGCAGTCTCTGAAAGAGTTGAGAGAAAAAATGGACGATGAGAGGGAACAAGCTCTGGAAGAAGCAAGACTg CGAGCTGAAGAGCAAATGGCAGAAATCCAGTATAGGTGCGAAGTTGCAGAGAAGAAACGTGCTCGCTCAGCCTTTGAGCGATTCCAAGAGGAAAAGCGTACAGCCCTGGAAAAAGCAGCTTACGAAGCAGAAAAGAGAAAGCAGGAAGAGATGAGAGCGCTTACAGAAAACCTCACCAAAAAGCTCAGAAATGAAGCAGCTTTACAAAGAGAAATCGCCCTTGGTGAAGCATTGGCTGTTGCAAGG AAAAATGCCGAAAGGCGTCGACAGGAATCCATAGAAGAAACAAAACGAGAATGCGAGAGACAAGCAGCGGCTGAAGCAGCGAGAGTTGCTGAGATACACAGAAATAAATGTGATGAGTTCAATGAAAG aatAAACCATCTAACCAAACTGTTACGAAACGAGAACACCGAAAAAGTGCGAGTGGAAGAATCATTTCAT gaaatgaaagaagactACAAGAGATTTCAAGATTATACCAAAGGATTTAATTCTGATTATCTTATGAAATGA